A single region of the Salvia miltiorrhiza cultivar Shanhuang (shh) chromosome 8, IMPLAD_Smil_shh, whole genome shotgun sequence genome encodes:
- the LOC130998572 gene encoding uncharacterized protein LOC130998572, whose protein sequence is MPPRRAPRNNMGAGNEPPRRVEELFLKQSPPTFNGTGNPTDAEIWIRAMERIFDFLHCTDQERLSCVVFQLTGSADFWWETKKRIMTPEQLENLTWEDFKMEIYDKYIPKSYRKKKEIEFFNLKQNKVSVTEYDRAFCDMSRCAPHLIDTDEKMAEKFRSGLRHEIKMALASHGNLTHSEALSRALDVEAAMPEDRSTQTQAPGNNDRGKRKWEAIPALSVARRAILPETAKENHREE, encoded by the exons ATGCCTCCCAGAAGAGCCCCAAGAAACAACATGGGTGCAGGAAATGAACCCCCACGAAGGGTTgaagaactttttcttaaacagagCCCGCCAACATTCAACGGGACCGGCAACCCAACTGATGCCGAAATCTGGATTAGGGCGATGGAAAGGATTTTCGACTTTCTTCATTGCACTGATCAAGAGAGGCTCTCTTGTGTTGTATTCCAACTCACTGGGtcggcagatttttggtgggaaaccaAGAAGAGGATAATGACCCCCGAACAACTGGAAAATctgacttgggaagacttcaagATGGAGATTTATGATAAATACAtccccaagagctacagaaagaagaaggagataGAGTTtttcaatctaaagcaaaacAAGGTGTCCGTGACGGAATACGATCGCGCATTCTGCGACATGTCTCGCTGTGCCCCTCATCTGATCGAcactgatgaaaagatggcCGAGAAGTTTCGTTCAGGCCTTAGGCACGAGATCAAGATGGCACTTGCTAGTCATGGTAATCTCACCCACTCTGAGGCACTTAGCAGAGCTCTGGATGTTGAGGCAGCTATGCCTGAAGACCGCTCAACCCAGACTCAAGCTCCGGGAAACAACGATCgtgggaagagaaaatgggaag CAATACctgctttaagtgtggccagaagggccattttgccagAGACTGCCAAGGAAAACCACAGGGAGGAATGA